A genomic segment from Chrysemys picta bellii isolate R12L10 chromosome 11, ASM1138683v2, whole genome shotgun sequence encodes:
- the LOC135974174 gene encoding chromatin assembly factor 1 subunit A-like, with protein MMERGHNRDSDQCRMKVKELRQAYQKTKEANGRSGSEPRTCRFYAELHAILGGAATTTPPVIVDSGSGIVSSATLEDSADGGEEEEEDELSESTQHSVLPNSQDLFLTLTEVPSQPSQASIQDPDPMEGTSAAANSSSLPPPSRRLSQIRRRKKKTRDEMFSEIMESSRSDRAHLNEWKETVAKYRKEASEREDRRDQREDMRDQREDRRDQLEERRDQREERRDARDERWRQEDQRRQDATLGLLREQTDMLRRLVELQERLQENRLPLQPLFHPPPSPCSVSSSPRRVRTRGGGRLRTPSHSIPVDSPSKRLSFF; from the exons atgatggagagaggccacaatagggactcagatcagtgccgcatgaaagtcaaggagctcagacaagcctatcaaaaaacaaaggaggcaaacggtcgctccgggtcagagccgcggacatgccgcttctacgccgagctgcatgcaattctagggggggctgccaccactaccccacctgtgatcgtggattccgggtcggggatagtctcatcagctacacttgaggattctgccgatgggggagaggaggaggaggaggatgagctttcagagagcacacagcactccgttctccccaacagccaggatctttttctcaccctgactgaagtaccctcccaaccctcccaagccagtatccaagaccctgaccccatggaagggacctcag cagctgcaaattcctcaagcctccctcctccatcccgaaggctatcacagataaggcgtcgtaaaaagaaaacgcgagacgagatgttttctgaaattatggaatccagccgcagtgacagagctcatctgaatgagtggaaggaaacggttgcaaagtataggaaagaagccagtgaacgtgaggacaggagggaccaacgtgaggacatgagggaccaacgtgaggacaggagggaccaacttgaggagaggagggaccaacgtgaggagaggagagacgctcgagatgagaggtggcggcaggaagatcagaggaggcaggatgcaacgctggggctgctgcgtgagcaaacagacatgcttcggcgtctggtggagcttcaggaacggctgcaggaaaacagactgccgcttcagcccctgttccaccctcccccctccccatgttccgtatcctcctcacccagacgtgtaagaacgcgggggggggggaggctccgtacaccttcccattccatcccagtagacagcccaagcaaaaggctgtcatttttttaa